A genomic stretch from Anomalospiza imberbis isolate Cuckoo-Finch-1a 21T00152 chromosome 9, ASM3175350v1, whole genome shotgun sequence includes:
- the TMEM69 gene encoding transmembrane protein 69, with protein MRWCRKPESRNGCTAPQERFCPTGRVSLLCQTDCGPRAESDWRCCPRYRLGGPFRGPAEHDGPCRFPPGPVALGTGRRRSAYEGAGSRRSWRVRVVAAHGGSCPLGRAARPPSGLRLNPPLPEPLFSPSAAGPGAAESNPGRASHLPPGIDKTNKFPLIQRCCFNTPFKLQKLPGASLLLHGKNKTTCSSLALQLQRDARPLSTPLSLKPASVYTTQLRAFHASLPISKKKTPAESEAQSQEGLGSLKDCPKPALYLSLGGLIPFVAVPLASATQGTYCPELAFAQVAYGAATASFLGGVRWGFALPANSPAKPDWLNLANGTAPALLACQALLFKDVARGAAMLTLALGIALHYDTSFLPPYPRWFKILRVVGTVVMILSLLATVALKAFLEGEQSDDRQTQQNIN; from the exons ATGCGGTGGTGCCGGAAGCCAGAAAGCAGGAACGGCTGCACAGCTCCTCAGGAGCGGTTCTGTCCCACGGGCAGGGTGTCGCTCCTCTGCCAGACCGACTGCGGCCCTCGGGCTGAAAGTGACTGGCGCTGCTGCCCCCGGTATCGGCTCGGGGGGCCCTTCCGCGGCCCGGCAGAACACGATGGGCCGTGCCGGTTCCCGCCCGGACCGGTAGCGCTAGGCACCGGGCGCCGTCGGAGCGCTTATGAGGGCGCCGGAAGCCGCCGCAGCTGGCGGGTCCGGGTGGTGGCAGCGCACGGTGGGTCCTGCCCGCTCGGCAGAGCGGCCCGTCCTCCCTCTGGGCTGCGCCTAAATCCTCCGCTGCCGGAGCCGCTTTTCTCTCCCAGCGCAGCAGGACCGGGAGCTGCGGAGTCAAATCCAGGGCGAGCCTCCCACCTTCCCCCG GGCATTGACAAAACAAATAAGTTTCCTCTCATACAACGATGTTGCTTCAACACACCTTTCAAA CTGCAGAAGTTACCTGGTGCCAGTCTGCTGCTCCATGGGAAGAATAAGACAACCTGCTCTTCCTTGGccctccagctgcagagagatgCACGTCCTCTCTCCACACCTCTGAGCCTCAAACCAGCATCGGTTTACACAACCCAGCTCCGGGCTTTCCACGCCTCTCTCCCCATCTCCAAGAAGAAAACCCCTGCAGAATCTGAGGCACAATCACAAGAAGGCCTGGGATCACTGAAGGATTGTCCCAAGCCAGCCCTTTACCTAAGCCTGGGGGGGCTAATTCCGTTTGTGGCCGTGCCGCTGGCCTCGGCCACGCAGGGGACCTACTGCCCAGAGCTGGCCTTTGCTCAGGTTGCCTACGGTGCTGCGACAGCCTCCTTCCTTGGGGGAGTGAGATGGGGCTTTGCTCTCCCAGCAAACAGCCCAGCCAAGCCCGACTGGCTGAACCTGGCTAAcggcacagctcctgctctgcttgcCTGCCAAGCCTTGCTTTTCAAAGATGTCGCTCGGGGAGCAGCAATGCTCACGCTGGCCTTAGGGATAGCGCTGCATTATGAcacttcctttcttcctccctaCCCCAGGTGGTTTAAAATACTGAGGGTAGTGGGAACAGTGGTGATGATATTATCCCTGTTGGCCACTGTAGCACTGAAAGCTTTCTTAGAAGGGGAGCAAAGTGATGATAGACAAACACAGCagaatataaattaa